Genomic window (Helianthus annuus cultivar XRQ/B chromosome 3, HanXRQr2.0-SUNRISE, whole genome shotgun sequence):
GAGGTAAAATATCTTCAATTTCACATCACTATGGCTAAATTCGTAACGTTTTTTGAATTTTAGGCAAACTGAAACTGAAATTGAATTTTGACGTTGTTAGTTTGTAGCAAAAGAAGGGGACACTGTTGAACCAGGTACAAAAGTCGCCATCATTTCTAAGTCTGCAGAAGGTGCTGCTGCTCCATCCAAGTCAGCGTCTACCGAGGCTGTTTCTCAGCCATCTCCGACTGCTGTGGAGAAGGTCGAGGAGAAGCCTAAGCCAAAAGTCGAAACCACCCCTGTCATAGAGAAGCCAAAACCAGCTTCTCCGCCACCTCCTAAAACTTCCGCTTCAGAACCTCAGCTTCCTCCTAAAGACAGAGAAAGACGTGTAAGTGTCATACTTTAATGCTAAGGCTACACTGACAATAATATTAGTTTTaaagtttatatttttattatctaTGGTAAATGTGATTAAAATTTCTGTTATCAAAGCAATCTTTGCTTCTTTTGGGTCTATATAATTACAGTTGTTTTGTTATACAGGTTCCTATGACCCGTTTAAGAAAGCGAGTTGCTACACGTCTGAAAGACTCTCAGAACACATTTGCTTTGTTGACAACATTTAATGAAGTTGACATGTAAGTTCAACTTGTACATGGATATCAATTACTAGGTTTTTGGGTCAGCTCTTGATTTAGGAGAGTTGtgctattttattaaaatattatcTGTTCGTTTATTATATGCATGTTTCTTTTCAGGACAAATTTAATGAAACTTCGTTCCGAGTACAAGGACGCCTTCTTAGAGAAGCATGGAGTTAAGTTGGGACTGATGTCTGGTTTTGTTAAGGTATGTGTGTTTTTATATTTGAGGTTGGAAAGATACAAGCCTACCTTTTTTTTTGTAGTACTTTTAGTATCTGTCATTTATTATGTAATTAAAGTGGTTGCAATTTTCAGGCTGCTGTTAGTGGATTGCAAAATCAGCCGATCATTAATGCTGTTATTGATGGAGATGATATCATATACAGAGATTATATTGATATCAGCATAGCTGTCGGTACTCCAAAGGTAAGCTAAATTTAATTGTTTTATGTCGTAATTCCGCATAACCAGATACTGATCTCGTCATGCTATTATCAAAACACTAACATGTCGTTTTGTTTTTCCATGTTTTAGGGGCTTGTTGTGCCAGTTATCCGCAATGCTGAAAAGATGAACTTTGCTGAGATAGAGAAAGAGATAAACACTCTTGCTAAGAAGGCAAATAATGGGACCATTTCCATTGATGAGATGGCAGGTGGCTCGTTTACAATCTCTAATGGTGGTGTTTATGGAAGCCTTTTAAGCACTCCCATCATCAATCCTCCTCAGGTATGCACTTACAATTGTGTCATTCAGGTAAAATTAAAAAAGGAAAATTAGTTTGAATGGAAATGGGTAAAAAGTCACTTTATTCATATTTAATGCACAAAGCCACCTAATAGTTTTTTTAATCATATTGATACACAAGTTGTGTGTAAATAAACGAGGGTTTGATTTGCGTAAAATACCAACATATTTCTTCATTTTTCTAGTTTTACTCgttatatttttttgtatatCGAGGTCATTATAAGATGGTCATGTGTCCTATTTGTGTCATTTTGTAGCCTGCAATAACATTTTTACACACATATTTAACACAATTCAGATAaaaatttgtcatttttgaaaaccGTTACTTTGTTTACAAAATGGGACATAAAGCCATCTTATAATTTTATTTGTATATCTAAGTCATTAAAAGATGGTCATGTGTCCTATTCGTGTCATTTTCTAGCCTGCAATAACATTTTCACACATTTTTAACATATTTCATATAAAAATGTTATTTTTGAAAACCGTTACTTTTTTACAAAATGATCCAAATGGGGCATAAAGCCAtcttataattttatttatatatccGAGTCATTAAAAGATGGTCATGTGTCCTATATGTGTCACTTTGTAGCCTGCAATAACATTTATACACACATATTTAACATAATTATATAAAAAGTTGTCATTTTTGAAAACCGTCTCTTTGTTTACAAGATGATCCAAATGGGACATAAAGCCATCTTATATTGTAAAAACTACAGCTTGTTTATTCTGTGTACTAAATTAGTTGACGTATTGTATAACAGTCTGCAATTTTGGGTATGCATTCAATTGTGAACCGGCCAATTGTGGTTGGTGGCGACATAGTCTCACGTCCCATGATGTACATCGCCCTAACCTATGACCATAGGCTAATTGATGGAAGAGAGGCCGTGTTTTTCCTGCGCCGAATTAAAGATGTGGTTGAGGATCCAAGAAGGTTGCTTCTCGACATCTAAACAGATTATGGTATACTTGAGTCAACCAGGATAATCATTTTTCATGCCAAAATTTTGTAGGCTTttgctgttttgtgacagctggccATGAGTACATTTTGTTGCACTTTATACTTGTTTGGATCGTACACCGCCCAAACCAGGCGTACGTTGCTTCGTTGGTTTGAGCTTTTTGTCATACTCGTGATTTATTCTTCAATAACCTTATCAAACACCATTTTTGGTCTTGTATTATGCTTGAACTGTTGGGATTTTTTTTAAGATGGGATACACATTAATGTTGTGAAATGTATCGAAAACTACTTCATTAGATATTATAACACCATCAGCTACAGCTTTACGGGACTATGTatataaaactttttttttttttaataaaagttgcatttgtttattaaaaCTCATAAATTGCCCAAGATTTGATTTAATTTGGTTGAATATTTAGTTAGTGTATAAGGTACTTTTTCAGTGGGTGATAGGTTTACAGGTTATTGTTCAAGGTCACAAGCCTGACCTCATTAGTGAGAGAACTGCACTCCAATCTCTTCAAACTAGATGAACACGAATGTGTATATGCTATTTGTTGATAGACCGACTGGAAATAGCTCGACGGTGACTAATTAAGTtcgtgtgtgtatatgtatagtGAAAACTCTAAATATTAAGGATGGATGTGGATCTTAAACATACATTAACCCAACTACACAACTAACAAGTTCATAGAGGGTCCACCGAGCGGTGGTTATCCGCTCGTTAGAGCAGTTGAAGAAATGGACCGACTCTACTTCGTCTCCTCTGACCTCTCTGCGCTTAAGAAATTCATCGTGAACTGTTATGTACATATAAATCGCATGACTAGTGAAGAACAAATGTAATTGTTGTTCCAACCATATCTCTAGTTTATCTTAACCATAAAGTAATTTTTTGCCATAAAGTTGTGCATTTACCACTTACACGTCTCCTATACGAGTATAAGAAAAATAAACCATCACTTCACCAATCAAATATGCATATAAATATCAATTGTAtctcattttattttttttaaaccaacAAGTAATACAATCTTAAAGATAAACGACATAATAGTGAATCAATAAGTTACACAAGTGATGGTCTATTGTATTTGCATTTTAGTGTTGATTCCATGCAAGCTGCTGTCAGGCCAGGACCAGGTGCGGGGTGTGTCACTGTATAGGGCCCAGTCTCCGGGCCCAAAATTTACTAAAACTTTGAATATATATTAAATGTATTATGGATATATATGTTTTTGGACAAAATGTTAACAAAAATTCCTTCCTTTCTGCTGGTCTGCACGCTGTTAGTTTGCATTCGTGTCGCGACTCGCGAGTACGCAATTTTCTCTTCACGGTTCAATCTTGTGTTTTTATCCGTACAATTTCATCTTGCTGTTATATATATGGCCCAGGCCCAATTTTATTTACGTTATTTGTGTTTAAATCAAATTATCAAAGTAGTTCATATCCAGGCCCAATTTATTTAATCAACACATCAAAGTAGTGCATATCCAGACCCAATTTATTTAATCAACACATCAAAGTATTTcagaaatttgttttttttttttttaattatttttgtgaTATACTGAAAATGTTTTCATAAATTTTATTTCATTTGTAAGTAGTGACAAGCGTCAACTAGATAAATAATTAAAAACATAACTATGCATGATGCAAAGTACAATTGGGCTAATTAGCCCTTGGATAATGAATTAATGATAACATTTTAAAACTTATTATTTCGTCATAATCACTAGTATTAGATAAATAAGGATATAAATTTGTGACTTACTAGAGACGAAAGTTTTATATTTCTTGATgataataaatataaaagtttaaCTACGTATTAAATACATGTTTACATTTGAGGGCCCATGTTTTCTACTCACATAGGGCCCCTAAGGGCCCTCGAATTCTTAAGGACGACCTTGCGAGCTATGAATGTTCTTGTAATCTAATCGTTTTGTCTTATCACATATCTAATTAAACTTCCTCATTAGTATTATCATTTATGGAATTATAGGTGGAAATGTTGGACACAAAGAGATAAGGGTATTTCAATATCCAAGACCGCCACCAATATGTGCAGTCTATTGTGTTCAAGGCCCGATGAGTCCACCTACCCGATAATGCACTCGTCAAGCCAAATCAAATCGAAAAACCTTCTAGAAGCAGGTATGCCCAACCGTCGGATCGAACTCCATCACTTAGAGATCTTATTCCGTCACTAAAGACTTTCCCTAAATTGTAGCAACTTTCGAGTGTTTCTTTATTTTTGTTTACGCcgcatatacatatacatatatagagtgcggttaacatacttcacggcttatcatacttcacgtaggagacaatggtaaccgtcaGATCAGGCTTATAATCACGCATGAGAGCTATAATCACGCACGCATGGGAgccataatcacgcacgttaagTTGATCAAAAATGTAATAACGCATGTTATCAGccataatcacgcacgttgtgtTTTTGTCGTGTACgttaatgtacgttaagccgtgaagtacattatactttctctacatatatatatatagggtagggatatggtaaaaagtgtttaaaatgtgagaaTGGTAAGAAGttttttaaaccattggatatttgatctaatggttgagatcaatagggtataaaaatgtaaattgtgttttaattagagggaccttatgtaaaattgaaggacaatagtgtctttttcaatgtttcaaatatggtaaccgtattctacacaaccaaaaacacctatattcactcctttttccttaaatatcggaACTAATGACCAAGATCTAAATCGGAAGCCTCTTTGTTTTATATAAGATTCAATGCGTGGTGTTTTACGTTTAGAAtaactgtaatcagattcatgacgtggtgttttatctggagacattgttcatggcgtggtgttttatctggtgacattgttcatggcgtggtgttttatctgga
Coding sequences:
- the LOC110929679 gene encoding dihydrolipoyllysine-residue succinyltransferase component of 2-oxoglutarate dehydrogenase complex 2, mitochondrial isoform X2; this translates as MFGVFRRKVVSGSSSASIVGKSWRASRPVASTTTCFASEGEVLLHPGISGNVRSICHLTQPGATVNLKPLREVMISLQPCVSVQMQTRTFSSNSGDLVDAVVPFMGESISDGTLATFLKKPGDRVEIDEPIAQVETDKVTIDVASPEAGIIQEFVAKEGDTVEPGTKVAIISKSAEGAAAPSKSASTEAVSQPSPTAVEKVEEKPKPKVETTPVIEKPKPASPPPPKTSASEPQLPPKDRERRVPMTRLRKRVATRLKDSQNTFALLTTFNEVDMTNLMKLRSEYKDAFLEKHGVKLGLMSGFVKAAVSGLQNQPIINAVIDGDDIIYRDYIDISIAVGTPKGLVVPVIRNAEKMNFAEIEKEINTLAKKANNGTISIDEMAGGSFTISNGGVYGSLLSTPIINPPQSAILGMHSIVNRPIVVGGDIVSRPMMYIALTYDHRLIDGREAVFFLRRIKDVVEDPRRLLLDI
- the LOC110929679 gene encoding dihydrolipoyllysine-residue succinyltransferase component of 2-oxoglutarate dehydrogenase complex 2, mitochondrial isoform X1; protein product: MFGVFRRKVVSGSSSASIVGKSWRASRPVASTTTCFASEGEVVLLHPGISGNVRSICHLTQPGATVNLKPLREVMISLQPCVSVQMQTRTFSSNSGDLVDAVVPFMGESISDGTLATFLKKPGDRVEIDEPIAQVETDKVTIDVASPEAGIIQEFVAKEGDTVEPGTKVAIISKSAEGAAAPSKSASTEAVSQPSPTAVEKVEEKPKPKVETTPVIEKPKPASPPPPKTSASEPQLPPKDRERRVPMTRLRKRVATRLKDSQNTFALLTTFNEVDMTNLMKLRSEYKDAFLEKHGVKLGLMSGFVKAAVSGLQNQPIINAVIDGDDIIYRDYIDISIAVGTPKGLVVPVIRNAEKMNFAEIEKEINTLAKKANNGTISIDEMAGGSFTISNGGVYGSLLSTPIINPPQSAILGMHSIVNRPIVVGGDIVSRPMMYIALTYDHRLIDGREAVFFLRRIKDVVEDPRRLLLDI